In Sorghum bicolor cultivar BTx623 chromosome 8, Sorghum_bicolor_NCBIv3, whole genome shotgun sequence, one genomic interval encodes:
- the LOC8070335 gene encoding regulatory-associated protein of TOR 2: MALGDLMASRLVHSSSSSPSPSPLRSTAAAAAPAPAPPLPNHHHHNHNQNHNHAGDGLLAANGPEPRNGVEAAAEVEKPAPVAYLPQVVVLCEQRHEPEGIDEAAAAAAAPSTSGLVSKWRPKDRMKTGCVALVLCLNISVDPPDVIKISPCARTECWIDPFSMAPPKALDTIGKTLHSQYERWQPKARYKLQLDPTVEEVKKLCNTCRKYARSERVLFHYNGHGVPKPTSNGEIWVFNKSYTQYIPLPITDLESWLKTPSIYVFDCSAAGIIVKAFLERLDWSSSSSSSAQKDCILLAACEAHQSLPQSEEFPADVFTACLTTPIKMALHWFCKRSLLRGSLDLSLIDQIPGRQNDRKTLLGELNWIFTAITDTIAWNVLPHDLFQRLFRQDLLVASLFRNFLLAERIMRSASCSPVSYPLLPPTHQHHMWDAWDMAAEICLSKLPELIADPNVEFQPSPFFTEQLTAFEVWLDHGSEDKKPPEQLPIVLQVLLSQSHRFRALVLLGRFLDMGPWAVDLALSVGIFPYVLKLLQTSAMELRQILVFIWTKILSLDKSCQVDLVKDGGHAYFVRFLDSLDAYPEQRAMAAFVLAVIVDGHRTGQEACMNAGLIDVCLRHLQPENPHDSHTEPLLLQWLCLCLGKLWEDFPDVQLLSLQTNTPEIVICLLSGPQPEVRAAAVFALGTLLDTTSNGADDDSDDDEKVKAEINIVRSLLQISSDASPLVRSEVAIALTRFALGHNKHLKSVAAEYWKPQSNSLLKSLPSLANISNPSNVYSPNNILQGSIGPVLRVGSDSSAAGRDGRISTSSPIATSSIMHGSPQSDDSSQHSDSGILLRENASNGGLGYTRSRPVDNVIYSQFISTMCSFAKDPYPRIATIGRRALSLIGVEQVVMKNTRFNSGGAHRGETSASNFGMARSSSWLDMNSGSNLIKFRTPPVSPPQHDYLPGLRRVCSMEFGQHPINSPDGLADPLLSSAAAPSNAELSILPQSTIYNWSCGHFSRPLLTGSDDNEEANARREERERVALDYIAKCQRSSCKMTSQIASWDTRFELGTKAALLLPFSPIVVAADENEQIRVWNYDDALPVNSYQNHNLSDRGLSKLLLINELDESLLLAASSDGNVRVWKNFAQKGGQKLVTAFSSVQGHRAAGRSIVIDWQQQSGYLYASGDMSSIFVWDLDKEQLLSTIQSSGDSAISSLTASQVCSGHFAAGFADGSVRIYDVRSTDRVVYMARPHSPRTEKVVGIGFQPVFDPYKIVSASQAGDIQFLDVRRAAEPYLTIEAHRGSLTALAVHRHAPVVASGSAKQMIKVFSLEGEQLTIIRYQPSFMGQRIGSVNCLSFHPYKSLLAAGAGDNALVSIYAEENYK; this comes from the exons ATGGCATTGGGAGATCTCATGGCGTCCAGGCTCGTCcactcctcctcgtcctcgccgtcgccgtcgccgttgcggtcgacggcggcggccgcggccccggccccggcgccgccgctgcccAATCACCACCACCACAACCACAACCAGAACCACAACCATGCCGGGGATGGCCTCCTGGCCGCCAACGGGCCGGAGCCCAGGAACGGGGTGGAAGCAGCGGCCGAGGTGGAGAAGCCGGCGCCCGTGGCATACCTGCCGCAGGTGGTCGTGCTGTGCGAGCAGCGCCACGAGCCCGAGGGGATCGACGAGGCTGCGGCGGCCGCCGCAGCGCCCTCCACCAGCGGCCTCGTCTCCAAGTGGCGCCCCAAGGACCGG ATGAAGACGGGATGTGTTGCACTTGTATTATGTTTAAACATAAGTGTGGATCCACCTGATGTAATTAAAATTTCCCCTTGTGCAAGAACGGAGTGCTGGATAG ATCCTTTTTCTATGGCACCTCCTAAAGCCCTTGATACTATTGGAAAAACGTTGCATTCACAGTATGAGCGCTGGCAACCTAAG GCTCGATACAAGCTTCAGCTGGACCCAACAGTGGAGGAAGTTAAGAAGCTTTGCAATACTTGCCGCAAATATGCCAGATCAGAGAGAGTTCTTTTCCATTATAATGGCCATGGCGTACCAAAGCCTACATCTAATGGTGAGATTTGGGTGTTTAACAAG AGTTACACACAGTATATTCCACTTCCAATTACTGATCTTGAGTCATGGCTAAAGACACCTTCCATTTATGTTTTTGATTGCTCAGCAGCTGGAATTATTGTGAAAGCTTTTCTAGAG CGCCTAGACTGGAGTTCAAGCTCCTCTTCATCTGCACAGAAGGACTGCATTCTTCTTGCTGCCTGTGAGGCACACCAAAGTCTTCCTCAGAGTGAAGAATTTCCTGCTGATGTGTTTACGGCTTGCCTCACAACACCCATCAAAATGGCTTTGCACtg GTTTTGTAAACGATCATTACTCCGTGGTTCTCTGGATCTTTCTCTTATTGACCAAATTCCTGGAAGGCAAAATGACCGTAAAACTCTTCTTGGGGAGCTCAATTGGATTTTTACTGCTATAACAGATACAATTGCATGGAATGTTCTTCCTCATG ATCTCTTCCAAAGGCTTTTCAGGCAAGATCTTCTTGTTGCTAGTCTCTTTCGTAACTTCTTGCTTGCTGAGAGAATCATGCGATCAGCAAGTTGTTCTCCAGTTTCTTATCCGTTGTTACCCCCAACACATCAACACCATATGTG GGATGCATGGGACATGGCTGCTGAGATTTGCCTTTCCAAGCTTCCTGAGTTAATTGCTGATCCAAATGTGGAGTTTCAG CCAAGTCCGTTTTTTACGGAACAACTGACGGCTTTCGAAGTGTGGCTTGATCATGGCTCCGAGGACAAGAAACCTCCTGAACAGTTACCCATAGTTCTTCAG GTACTGCTTAGTCAATCACACAGATTTAGAGCGCTTGTTCTGCTTGGAAGATTTCTTGACATGGGGCCATGGGCTGTTGATTTG GCCCTGTCTGTCGGAATATTTCCTTATGTACTCAAACTGCTTCAAACAAGTGCAATGGAGTTGCGTCAAATTCTTGTGTTTATATGGACCAAAATTCTCTCTCTTGATAAG TCGTGCCAGGTTGACCTGGTTAAAGATGGAGGACATGCATATTTTGTTAGGTTTCTTGACAGTTTGGATGCTTACCCAGAACAGCGTGCAATGGCTGCTTTTGTTTTAGCAGTCATTGTGGATGGGCATAGGACGGGTCAAGAGGCTTGTATGAATGCAGGCCTTATAGATGTTTGCCTGAGACACCTACAACCTGAGAATCCTCATGATTCACATACAGAACCTTTACTTTTACAGTGGCTTTGCTTATGCCTTGGGAAACTCTGGGAAGATTTCCCTGATGTTCAGCTACTTAGTTTGCAAACAAATACACCAGAAATTGTAATATGTTTATTGTCGGGGCCTCAACCTGAG GTCAGAGCTGCTGCTGTTTTTGCACTTGGGACTCTCCTGGATACTACATCAAATGGCGCTGATGATGATTCTGATGATGATGAAAAGGTGAAAGCTGAAATAAATATAGTTCGAAGCCTTCTGCAGATATCTTCAGATGCTAGTCCCCTTGTTCGATCTGAGGTTGCTATAG CGCTTACTCGCTTTGCGTTGGGTCACAACAAACATCTCAAATCTGTTGCGGCTGAGTATTGGAAACCTCAATCCAATTCATTGCTGAAGTCACTACCATCATTGGCAAATATAAGTAATCCAAGCAATGTTTACAGTCCCAACAATATTCTACAAGGCAGCATTGGTCCTGTGCTGAGGGTTGGCAGTGATAGCAGTGCCGCTGGTCGTGATGGAAGAATTTCTACAAGTAGCCCAATTGCAACAAGTAGCATCATGCATGGCTCTCCCCAGTCAGATGATTCTTCCCAACACTCTGATTCTGGTATATTACTGAGAGAGAATGCTAGTAATGGTGGTCTCGGCTACACTAGGTCAAGGCCTGTTGATAATGTCATTTATTCTCAATTTATATCAACTATGTGTTCTTTTGCTAAAGATCCTTACCCAAGAATTGCAACTATTGGTCGGAGAGCACTGTCCCTTATAGGTGTTGAACAAGTAGTCATGAAAAATACTAGATTTAACAGTGGAGGTGCACATCGAGGAGAGACATCTGCTTCAAACTTTGGAATGGCACGCTCTTCGTCCTGGCTTGATATGAATTCTG GAAGCAACTTGATAAAATTTAGGACCCCTCCTGTTAGCCCCCCTCAGCATGATTATCTTCCAGGATTACGCCGAGTGTGTTCTATGGAGTTTGGACAACATCCTATAAATTCACCTGATGGCTTAGCTGATCCCCTTTTAAGCTCCGCTGCAGCTCCCAGTAATGCTGAACTAAGTATACTTCCCCAATCAACAATTTACAACTGGAGTTGTGGTCACTTCTCTAGGCCTCTTTTAACTGGCTCTGATGATAATGAAGAAGCAAATGCTAGAAGGGAAGAGAGAGAACGAGTTGCACTAGATTATATTGCTAAGTGCCAGCGCTCCT CTTGCAAGATGACAAGCCAAATTGCTAGTTGGGATACGAGATTTGAGTTGGGAACAAAAGCAGCTTTATTGTTGCCATTTTCTCCAATCGTTGTTGCAGCTGACGAAAATGAGCAAATAAG AGTGTGGAACTACGACGATGCGCTGCCAGTGAACTCTTATCAAAACCACAATTTGTCAGACAGAGGGCTATCCAAACTTTTGTTGATCAATGAGCTTGATGAGAGCTTGCTTTTAGCTGCCTCAA GTGATGGAAATGTACGTGTATGGAAAAATTTTGCTCAAAAGGGAGGACAGAAACTTGTAACGGCTTTCTCATCAGTTCAGGGACATCGAGCTGCTGGTCGCAgtattgtgattgattggcagCAGCAATCTGGTTATCTT TATGCATCTGGTGACATGTCTTCCATCTTTGTATGGGATCTTGACAAGGAACAACTTCTCAGCACTATTCAGTCATCTGGTGATAGTGCCATTTCTTCACTG ACTGCATCTCAGGTCTGCTCTGGACATTTTGCTGCTGGTTTTGCTGATGGTTCTGTCAGGATATATGACGTTCGCTCTACTGATAG GGTTGTCTATATGGCCAGGCCACATTCACCAAGAACAGAAAAGGTTGTAGGCATAGGGTTTCAACCTGTGTTTGATCCATACAAG ATTGTAAGTGCATCTCAAGCTGGAGACATTCAGTTTCTCGATGTTAGAAGGGCAGCAGAACCCTACCTGACTATTGAGGCACACAGGGGTTCACTTACGGCATTAGCGGTTCATCGGCATGCCCCAGTTGTTGCTAGTGGCTCAGCCAAGCAGATGATCAAAGTGTTTAGTCTTGAAGGAGAGCAGTTGACAATAATTCGCTACCAGCCATCTTTTATGGGCCAAAGAATAGGCAGTGTAAACTGCCTTTCTTTCCACCCATACAAATCACTCCTAGCTGCTGGTGCTGGTGATAACGCCCTTGTCTCTATCTACGCTGAGGAAAATTACAAGTAA